The Micromonospora krabiensis genome window below encodes:
- the urtD gene encoding urea ABC transporter ATP-binding protein UrtD has product MSERTERSEGRERMPSEHGMSERTERSEGRERMPSQHGMSDDRLDGLSVRDVRVSFDGFTAVDGVSLEVPAGDIRFLIGPNGAGKTTLVDAITGLVRATGSVRFGDQELLGRPVHRISRLGVGRTFQTSTIFEELSVVQNLDIAAGARRSWATLARRRRGVPDEVAAALETIGLTGRADQLAGTLAHGQKQWLEIGMLLVQDARLLLLDEPVAGMSHEERDATGALLETVSRDRTVVVIEHDMDFLRRFARSVTVLHAGKVLSEGTVAQVQADPRVQEVYLGHPVDAGSVPSPLEA; this is encoded by the coding sequence ATGAGCGAACGCACCGAGCGCAGCGAGGGCCGTGAGCGCATGCCCAGCGAGCACGGCATGAGCGAACGCACCGAGCGCAGCGAGGGCCGTGAGCGTATGCCCAGCCAGCACGGCATGAGCGACGACCGACTGGACGGGCTGTCCGTCCGGGACGTGCGGGTCAGCTTCGACGGGTTCACCGCTGTCGACGGCGTCTCGCTGGAGGTGCCCGCCGGGGACATCCGGTTCCTGATCGGGCCGAACGGTGCCGGCAAGACCACCCTGGTCGACGCGATCACCGGTCTGGTGCGGGCCACCGGCTCGGTGCGCTTCGGCGACCAGGAGCTGCTGGGTCGCCCGGTGCACCGGATCAGCCGGCTCGGCGTCGGCCGGACCTTCCAGACGTCGACGATCTTCGAGGAGCTGTCGGTCGTGCAGAACCTCGACATCGCCGCCGGCGCCCGCCGGAGCTGGGCCACCCTGGCCCGGCGCCGGCGGGGGGTCCCCGACGAGGTGGCCGCCGCACTGGAGACCATCGGGCTGACCGGCCGGGCCGACCAGCTCGCCGGCACGCTCGCGCACGGGCAGAAGCAGTGGTTGGAGATCGGCATGCTGCTGGTGCAGGACGCGCGGCTGCTGCTGCTCGACGAGCCGGTCGCCGGGATGAGCCACGAGGAGCGCGACGCCACGGGCGCCCTGCTGGAGACGGTGAGCCGCGACCGCACGGTTGTGGTGATCGAGCACGACATGGACTTCCTGCGTCGCTTCGCGCGCAGCGTGACCGTGCTGCACGCGGGCAAGGTGCTCAGCGAGGGCACGGTCGCGCAGGTCCAGGCGGACCCGCGTGTGCAGGAGGTCTACCTTGGCCACCCGGTCGACGCCGGGTCGGTCCCCAGCCCTCTGGAGGCATGA
- the urtE gene encoding urea ABC transporter ATP-binding subunit UrtE: MLTLRGVHAGYGRSRVLHGVDLAVPPDGVAAVLGHNGAGKSTLLRVAAGLLRPTAGTVELDGEDVTRLAPHERVARGMAYVPQGQQCFPHLTAAENLRLVADARRDGAVATAEVLDLFPALRPLLRRRAGLLSGGQRQQLAIARALITRPRLLMLDEPTEGIQPSVVAEIQERIVELTRQSGFSVLLVEQHLGFALRVANRYHVLESGRVTSHGDGGVTAEREVRAALAV, from the coding sequence ATGCTGACCCTGCGTGGCGTGCACGCCGGCTACGGGCGGTCCCGGGTGCTGCACGGCGTGGACCTGGCCGTCCCGCCCGACGGGGTGGCCGCGGTGCTCGGGCACAACGGCGCTGGTAAGAGCACCCTGCTGCGGGTCGCGGCGGGCCTGCTGCGCCCGACCGCCGGCACCGTCGAGTTGGACGGCGAGGACGTCACCCGTCTCGCGCCGCACGAGCGGGTGGCGCGCGGCATGGCGTATGTCCCGCAGGGCCAGCAGTGCTTCCCGCACCTGACGGCGGCGGAGAACCTGCGCCTCGTCGCCGACGCCCGGCGCGACGGCGCGGTGGCGACGGCGGAGGTGCTGGACCTGTTCCCGGCGCTGCGTCCGCTGCTGCGGCGGCGGGCCGGGCTGCTCTCCGGCGGTCAGCGTCAGCAACTCGCCATCGCCCGTGCGTTGATCACCCGGCCGCGGCTGCTCATGCTCGACGAGCCGACCGAGGGCATCCAGCCGTCGGTGGTCGCCGAGATCCAGGAGCGGATCGTCGAGCTGACCCGGCAGTCCGGCTTCAGCGTGCTGCTCGTCGAGCAGCACCTCGGGTTCGCGCTGCGGGTGGCGAACCGCTACCACGTCCTCGAATCGGGCCGGGTCACCTCGCACGGCGACGGGGGAGTCACGGCGGAGCGGGAGGTGCGCGCGGCCCTCGCGGTCTGA
- a CDS encoding LysR family transcriptional regulator — MRVTLVRRAAATAIYFRSRSPVLSGRDGRVELRDIEIFLTLAEELHFGRTAERLRVSQARVSQSIKQQERRIGGALFERTSRSVRLTPLGERLRDRLRTGYGEIMSGIDEAAAAARGQAGTLTVGTMATQYQAIAAVLDLFRQRHPQCELRLREILPTDPLGALRAGRVDIGLLWLPIREPDLVVGPVLHTEKLVLAVACDHRLAGRDSVEMEDLGDYPVAFPDGPIPDYVWEAHTPAVTPAGRPIRRGLGVATLEEAFRATASGSVISPIGSDAAATRRRGDITFLPITDGPTLRYAPVWRSDAETPLVRAFVQAAADAQKTT; from the coding sequence GTGCGGGTCACGCTCGTGCGACGAGCCGCTGCCACCGCCATATACTTCCGGTCCCGAAGCCCCGTGCTCAGTGGGAGGGACGGCCGGGTGGAACTGCGCGACATCGAGATCTTCCTGACGCTGGCGGAAGAGCTCCATTTCGGGCGTACGGCCGAACGCCTCCGCGTGTCCCAGGCGCGGGTGAGTCAGTCGATCAAACAGCAGGAGCGCCGCATCGGCGGCGCCCTGTTCGAGCGGACCAGCCGCAGCGTCCGGCTCACCCCGCTCGGCGAGCGGCTTCGCGACCGGCTCCGCACCGGCTACGGCGAGATCATGTCGGGCATCGACGAGGCCGCCGCCGCGGCTCGCGGGCAGGCCGGCACGCTGACCGTCGGCACGATGGCCACCCAGTACCAGGCGATCGCGGCCGTCCTCGACCTGTTCCGGCAGCGGCATCCGCAATGCGAGCTGCGCCTGCGCGAGATCCTGCCCACCGATCCGCTCGGAGCGCTGCGTGCCGGCCGGGTCGACATCGGGCTGCTCTGGCTTCCCATCCGCGAGCCTGACCTCGTCGTCGGGCCGGTGCTGCACACCGAGAAGCTGGTGCTGGCGGTTGCCTGCGATCATCGGCTGGCCGGCCGAGACAGCGTCGAGATGGAGGATCTCGGCGACTACCCGGTGGCGTTTCCGGACGGCCCCATCCCCGACTACGTGTGGGAGGCGCACACCCCGGCCGTGACACCGGCCGGGCGGCCCATCCGGCGCGGATTGGGCGTGGCCACCCTCGAGGAGGCATTCAGGGCGACCGCCAGTGGCAGCGTCATCTCCCCGATCGGCTCGGACGCGGCCGCCACCCGGCGGCGAGGCGACATCACCTTCCTACCCATCACCGACGGACCGACCCTGCGGTACGCCCCGGTGTGGCGCAGCGACGCGGAGACTCCCCTGGTTCGCGCCTTCGTCCAAGCCGCCGCCGACGCGCAGAAAACCACGTAG
- a CDS encoding GNAT family N-acetyltransferase → MRERLIDIVAVPDHSGIARWQAVVPPGFVAGVADLRPVIPFEHGLFEVALDIQPGAVELNLYVEPQWRRRGIGSLLLAAVGEHAVQQRLVAEVAAGSAGEAFCVRHGFRHTGSRCHDLLSYGDVHQAWLAELVDVGHAGYRLSHWTGDLSDATQVEELLRHPSRPGSAVLSAAEADGDLVAYAVAAVDAMSQRRARQYGPSVLAAHRGRRLGLWVNAALIKRLREVHPHIDEIEARTAEDDLGLLALRRHLGFHHLRRTRVYELALP, encoded by the coding sequence ATGAGGGAACGCTTGATCGACATCGTGGCGGTGCCGGACCACTCCGGGATCGCCCGTTGGCAGGCTGTGGTGCCACCCGGCTTCGTGGCCGGGGTGGCCGACCTGCGTCCGGTCATCCCGTTCGAGCACGGCCTTTTCGAGGTGGCGCTCGACATTCAGCCCGGCGCCGTCGAGCTGAACCTGTACGTGGAGCCGCAGTGGCGGCGGCGCGGGATCGGTTCCCTGCTGCTGGCGGCGGTCGGCGAACATGCCGTGCAGCAACGCCTGGTCGCCGAGGTCGCCGCGGGCTCTGCCGGGGAGGCGTTCTGCGTCCGGCACGGTTTCCGGCATACCGGATCCAGGTGCCATGACCTGCTCTCCTACGGCGACGTTCACCAGGCCTGGCTCGCTGAGCTGGTCGACGTCGGGCACGCCGGATACCGGCTGAGCCACTGGACCGGCGATCTGTCCGACGCGACCCAGGTCGAGGAACTGCTCCGCCACCCGAGCCGTCCGGGCAGCGCGGTGCTGAGCGCCGCGGAAGCCGACGGCGATCTGGTGGCCTACGCCGTGGCGGCCGTGGACGCGATGTCTCAGCGCCGCGCCCGCCAGTACGGGCCGAGCGTGCTCGCCGCCCATCGCGGACGGCGGCTGGGCCTGTGGGTCAACGCCGCCCTGATCAAGCGCCTGCGTGAGGTCCACCCGCACATCGACGAGATCGAGGCGCGCACCGCCGAGGATGACCTCGGCCTGCTCGCCTTACGCAGGCACCTCGGCTTCCACCACCTTCGGCGAACCCGCGTCTACGAGCTCGCCCTGCCGTAA
- a CDS encoding ATP-binding cassette domain-containing protein encodes MTTSAIEASGLRKAYKDKVVLDGIDLEVRAGTVFSLLGPNGAGKTTTVNVLTTLIGADSGTVRVAGHDVATEAKAVRAAIGVTGQFAAVDELLTGQENLQLMVDLNRAVGGDGKRIVTGLLERFDLMEAAGKPASTYSGGMRRKLDLAMTLVGNPQIIFLDEPTTGLDPRSRRMLWSIIRDLVADGVTIFLTTQYLEEADQLADRIAVLDQGRLVAQGTPDELKRQIPGTHIRLRFTTPAELDAAAGAFPDAARDDEALALRVPGDGGTKSLREVLDRLDEHSLNAEECSVHTPDLDDVFLALTGHTTEVDAK; translated from the coding sequence ATGACGACCTCAGCCATCGAGGCCTCGGGGCTGCGGAAGGCGTACAAGGACAAGGTCGTGCTCGACGGCATCGACCTCGAGGTCCGCGCGGGCACCGTGTTCTCGCTGCTCGGCCCGAACGGGGCGGGCAAGACCACGACGGTGAACGTACTGACCACGCTGATCGGCGCCGACAGCGGCACGGTGCGCGTGGCCGGGCACGACGTCGCGACCGAGGCCAAGGCGGTGCGCGCGGCCATCGGTGTCACCGGTCAGTTCGCGGCGGTGGACGAGCTGCTGACCGGGCAGGAGAACCTGCAGCTGATGGTCGACCTGAACCGTGCGGTCGGCGGCGACGGCAAGCGGATCGTCACGGGGCTGCTGGAGCGGTTCGATCTGATGGAGGCGGCGGGCAAACCCGCGTCGACCTACTCCGGGGGTATGCGCCGCAAGCTCGACCTGGCGATGACCCTGGTCGGCAACCCGCAGATCATCTTCCTGGACGAGCCGACCACCGGCCTGGACCCGCGCAGCCGCCGCATGCTGTGGTCGATCATCCGCGACCTCGTCGCCGACGGCGTGACCATCTTCCTCACCACCCAGTACCTGGAGGAAGCCGACCAGCTCGCCGACCGCATCGCCGTGCTCGACCAGGGCCGCCTGGTTGCCCAGGGCACCCCCGACGAACTCAAGCGCCAGATCCCCGGCACCCACATCCGGCTGCGGTTCACGACTCCCGCCGAACTCGACGCGGCCGCGGGGGCCTTCCCCGACGCGGCCCGCGACGACGAGGCACTCGCGCTGCGGGTGCCGGGCGACGGCGGCACCAAGTCGCTGCGGGAAGTGCTGGACCGCCTCGACGAGCACTCCCTCAACGCCGAGGAGTGCTCGGTGCACACCCCCGACCTCGACGACGTCTTCCTCGCCCTGACCGGTCACACCACGGAGGTGGACGCGAAATGA
- a CDS encoding ABC transporter permease — MSAKSHSLVMLRRNLKHLIRNPTSVFNAVLMPIIIMLMFVYMFGDAFDVGVDYIDYATPGLILLAVCYGLGGTATSVNSDMTKGIINRFKVMHVSRGAVLTGHVIASVLTNLIAIAALIGVAFLLGFSPTASALDWLGVSGVIVLLAFATGWFTVALGLSAKSPETAGMAAVPLVMLPFFSSAIVPAETMGPGLRQFAQYQPFTPIIETTRGLLGGAPDTTDAVLAVAWCVAIALVGYLWARSTFTKRA, encoded by the coding sequence ATGAGCGCCAAGTCCCACTCGCTGGTGATGCTGCGCCGCAACCTCAAGCACCTCATCAGGAACCCGACGTCGGTGTTCAACGCCGTCCTGATGCCGATCATCATCATGCTGATGTTCGTGTACATGTTCGGTGACGCCTTCGACGTCGGCGTCGACTACATCGACTACGCGACACCGGGCCTGATCCTGCTGGCCGTCTGCTACGGGCTGGGCGGCACCGCGACATCGGTGAACTCCGACATGACCAAGGGCATCATCAACCGCTTCAAGGTCATGCACGTGTCCCGCGGCGCGGTGCTGACCGGCCACGTCATCGCCAGCGTGCTCACCAACCTGATCGCCATCGCCGCCCTGATCGGCGTGGCGTTCCTGCTCGGCTTCAGCCCCACGGCGAGCGCGCTCGACTGGCTCGGGGTGTCCGGCGTCATCGTGCTGCTGGCCTTCGCGACCGGCTGGTTCACCGTCGCGCTGGGACTGTCGGCGAAGTCGCCGGAGACCGCGGGCATGGCCGCGGTGCCGCTGGTCATGCTGCCGTTTTTCAGCAGCGCCATCGTCCCCGCCGAGACGATGGGCCCGGGCCTGCGGCAGTTCGCGCAGTACCAGCCCTTCACCCCGATCATCGAGACCACGCGCGGGCTGCTCGGCGGCGCACCGGACACCACCGACGCGGTGCTCGCCGTCGCCTGGTGCGTCGCCATCGCGCTGGTCGGCTACCTGTGGGCGCGGTCCACGTTCACGAAGCGAGCGTGA
- a CDS encoding CbrC family protein, whose protein sequence is MTQPRFRYHPDPVATGSAVPTVEACVLCGVARGWRYAGPIYGRQADVLCLYCIASGEAARALTGAVDFPCMFTDATNVPPGVPFAVVEEVTQRTPGFASWQQPSWLYHCGDGAAFLGPAGYEELRAHPDALEMMRDDLHQLGWPADQVGAMLRRMDAAGEPTAYLFRCLHCDVHLASWDAG, encoded by the coding sequence GTGACACAGCCGCGGTTCCGTTACCACCCCGATCCGGTCGCGACCGGGTCCGCGGTTCCCACGGTTGAGGCGTGCGTGCTGTGCGGGGTTGCGCGCGGCTGGCGGTACGCCGGGCCGATCTACGGCCGCCAGGCCGACGTGCTGTGCCTGTACTGCATCGCCTCGGGTGAGGCGGCGCGTGCGTTGACGGGCGCGGTCGACTTCCCGTGCATGTTCACTGACGCGACCAACGTGCCGCCAGGCGTTCCGTTCGCCGTCGTCGAGGAGGTCACGCAACGCACGCCGGGGTTTGCCTCCTGGCAGCAGCCGAGCTGGCTGTATCACTGCGGCGACGGCGCCGCGTTTCTCGGCCCGGCCGGATACGAGGAGCTACGCGCCCACCCTGATGCGTTGGAGATGATGCGGGACGATCTGCACCAGCTCGGGTGGCCGGCGGATCAGGTCGGCGCGATGCTGCGGCGGATGGATGCCGCCGGTGAGCCGACGGCCTACCTGTTCCGGTGCCTGCACTGTGACGTGCACCTGGCCTCCTGGGACGCCGGATGA
- a CDS encoding low temperature requirement protein A, translating into MTTNRAANLLRKRESPQRPTFLELFFDLVYVFALTRIVHELVLDYTRGHVAETLTTTLSENGETLLLLLALWWIWAQTAWTTSRFDPFQPAIQVVVVATMLGSLFLAVAISGALAETGLLFAGTYAAIQVGRTLFFALTMRGHILRRVNMLALVWFGASAVPWLTGAFAPELTRNLLWTLALAIDYLGGRLGWPVPRLGRARESPWAVAGEHLAERYWQLVIVALGETILTSGSSLLRGPIVAERTLALTLSFLTTVLLWRIYFYRAGQILGEAIAASADPGRLGRSAEISHLLMVAGILATSAGSELVLMDPTGQAKPAWVGAILGGPALYLAGRSLFEYVAFARVSRPRPIGILVLAGIAPVMVGRPPLGVAAAAAAVLLGVAVSDAIRAHGRPLEQASPPR; encoded by the coding sequence GTGACGACGAACAGAGCGGCCAACCTGCTGCGCAAACGCGAAAGCCCGCAGCGGCCGACCTTCCTGGAACTGTTCTTCGATCTGGTGTACGTCTTCGCGCTCACCCGGATCGTGCACGAGTTGGTGCTGGACTACACCAGGGGCCACGTCGCCGAGACATTGACCACTACCCTTTCGGAAAACGGCGAGACACTGCTGCTGCTCCTGGCCCTCTGGTGGATCTGGGCCCAGACGGCGTGGACAACCAGCAGATTCGACCCGTTCCAGCCGGCGATCCAGGTCGTTGTCGTCGCGACAATGCTGGGAAGCCTGTTCCTGGCGGTCGCGATATCCGGGGCTCTCGCCGAGACCGGCCTGCTCTTCGCGGGCACGTACGCCGCGATCCAGGTGGGCCGCACCCTCTTCTTCGCACTCACCATGCGGGGTCACATTCTGCGCCGCGTCAACATGCTGGCGCTCGTCTGGTTCGGCGCGTCGGCCGTCCCGTGGCTCACCGGCGCTTTCGCACCGGAGTTGACGCGCAACCTGCTGTGGACGCTGGCCCTGGCGATCGACTACCTGGGGGGCAGACTCGGCTGGCCGGTACCCCGGCTGGGTCGCGCACGGGAGTCCCCGTGGGCTGTGGCGGGCGAGCACCTGGCCGAACGCTACTGGCAGCTCGTCATCGTCGCGCTTGGTGAGACGATCCTGACCTCAGGATCGAGTCTCCTACGAGGTCCGATCGTGGCCGAACGAACATTGGCCCTTACATTGTCGTTCCTCACCACGGTGTTGCTGTGGCGGATCTACTTCTACCGGGCCGGCCAGATCTTGGGGGAGGCCATCGCGGCATCTGCCGACCCAGGCAGGCTCGGTCGGTCGGCCGAGATTTCCCACCTGCTCATGGTGGCCGGAATCCTCGCCACCTCAGCCGGTTCCGAACTCGTCCTCATGGATCCAACCGGACAGGCCAAACCCGCCTGGGTCGGCGCCATCCTCGGCGGGCCCGCGCTCTACCTCGCCGGGCGCTCATTGTTCGAGTACGTGGCCTTCGCCCGCGTGTCCCGGCCGCGGCCGATCGGGATCCTCGTCCTCGCGGGCATAGCGCCGGTGATGGTCGGCCGGCCGCCACTCGGGGTCGCTGCGGCAGCTGCCGCCGTCCTGCTCGGCGTCGCCGTCTCGGACGCGATCCGAGCCCACGGACGCCCATTGGAGCAGGCCTCGCCGCCACGCTGA
- a CDS encoding NAD(P)-dependent alcohol dehydrogenase, with translation MRAIVQDSYGPADVLHLRDIDQPPVGDKDVLVQVHAAGVDPGVWIFMTGRPYLARLASGLRRPRVPVRGRDLAGVVAAVGARVTRFRPGDEVYGTCLRGSYAEFASAPERRLAHKPANVSFAQAAAAPVSGMTALRAVRDSGAVRRGHRVLVIGASGGVGAHAVQIAKAYGATVTAVCTPARAAFVRALGADDILDYTSEEIDRDGPTYDVVIDTGGDRPVSLLRRALTPHGTLALVGGTYTKGPVLSGYDRQMVRAPLLSLFVGQRLRSVSAVERTEDLNELGTLIESGVLTPAVDRTYPLAQAGDAIRHLRDGHPAGKIVVTI, from the coding sequence ATGAGGGCCATCGTCCAGGACAGCTACGGCCCAGCCGACGTGCTCCACCTACGCGACATCGACCAGCCGCCCGTGGGCGACAAGGACGTCCTCGTCCAGGTCCACGCCGCCGGCGTCGACCCCGGAGTCTGGATCTTCATGACCGGCCGCCCCTATCTGGCTCGGCTGGCCAGCGGGCTGCGCCGGCCCCGGGTGCCGGTGCGCGGACGGGACCTGGCCGGGGTGGTGGCCGCGGTCGGCGCCCGCGTGACCCGGTTCCGGCCCGGCGACGAGGTATATGGCACCTGTCTGCGCGGCTCGTACGCCGAGTTCGCGAGCGCGCCGGAGCGGCGACTCGCCCACAAGCCGGCCAACGTGTCGTTCGCGCAGGCCGCCGCCGCTCCGGTCTCCGGGATGACAGCGCTGCGCGCGGTCCGCGACAGCGGCGCGGTGCGCCGGGGACACCGCGTGCTGGTCATCGGCGCGTCCGGCGGCGTCGGGGCGCACGCCGTGCAGATCGCCAAGGCGTACGGGGCGACAGTCACCGCCGTCTGCACACCGGCCAGGGCCGCGTTCGTACGCGCCCTCGGCGCCGACGACATCCTCGACTACACCAGCGAGGAGATCGACCGCGACGGCCCGACCTACGACGTGGTCATCGACACCGGCGGCGACCGGCCGGTCTCCCTCCTTCGCCGCGCCCTCACCCCACACGGGACACTGGCGCTGGTCGGCGGAACATACACCAAGGGCCCGGTGCTCAGCGGCTACGACCGGCAGATGGTCCGCGCGCCGCTGCTGTCCCTGTTCGTCGGTCAACGGCTGCGCAGCGTGAGTGCGGTCGAGCGGACCGAAGACCTGAATGAGCTGGGAACCCTCATCGAATCAGGGGTTCTGACCCCTGCGGTCGACCGCACCTATCCCCTGGCCCAGGCTGGCGACGCGATCCGGCACCTGCGGGACGGGCACCCGGCGGGGAAGATCGTCGTCACCATCTGA
- a CDS encoding helix-turn-helix transcriptional regulator, with amino-acid sequence MVKPTRVTNSIRALRFAHDEMTQAELADRIGVTRQTVIAIEQSRYSPSLEMAFKIARVFGVRLDDVFQYPEETAP; translated from the coding sequence GTGGTGAAGCCGACCCGCGTCACGAACAGCATTCGCGCGCTGCGCTTCGCGCACGACGAGATGACCCAGGCCGAGCTCGCCGACCGGATCGGTGTGACCCGGCAGACCGTCATCGCCATCGAGCAAAGCCGCTACTCACCGTCGTTGGAGATGGCGTTCAAGATCGCCCGCGTGTTCGGCGTACGGCTCGACGACGTGTTCCAGTACCCCGAGGAGACGGCACCATGA
- a CDS encoding TIGR02452 family protein, with the protein MSGRLREIARQTVAIAEAGRYRNGAGDDVVIGGAVRAAVAGTRHHLPDEVLPVGAAGPGAGTVEVTYESTLQAARRLGPGAACLVFASAKNPGGGFLGGAQAQEESIARSSALYPCLLAAPEFYAFHRGQRDLRYSDRVIYSPDVPVFRDDKGNLLDQPYTTSFLTAAAPNLGAIVRNQPERAGDVPAVLARRARRVLEVAAAHGHRTIVLGAWGCGVFRNDPATVAGAFADALRVVDRFDHVVFAIRDGLPGTPVYRTFAERFPGSAVDSAGGDDRG; encoded by the coding sequence ATGAGTGGCCGCCTGCGCGAGATCGCTCGGCAGACGGTGGCGATCGCCGAGGCGGGACGCTATCGCAACGGCGCCGGTGACGACGTCGTCATCGGCGGGGCGGTACGTGCCGCGGTTGCCGGCACTCGTCATCACCTGCCGGACGAGGTGCTCCCGGTGGGAGCCGCGGGGCCCGGCGCCGGCACGGTCGAGGTGACGTACGAGTCGACGTTGCAGGCGGCTCGTCGGCTGGGGCCCGGCGCGGCGTGTCTGGTGTTCGCGTCGGCGAAGAACCCGGGTGGCGGGTTCCTGGGCGGGGCGCAGGCGCAGGAGGAGAGCATCGCTCGTTCGTCGGCGCTGTACCCGTGTCTGCTCGCCGCGCCGGAGTTCTACGCGTTCCACCGCGGGCAGCGGGATCTGCGCTACAGCGACCGTGTCATCTACTCCCCGGACGTGCCGGTGTTCCGCGACGACAAGGGCAACCTGCTCGACCAGCCGTACACGACGTCGTTCCTGACCGCTGCGGCACCGAATCTCGGCGCAATCGTGCGCAACCAGCCCGAGCGCGCCGGGGATGTGCCGGCGGTGCTGGCCCGGCGTGCCCGGCGGGTGCTGGAGGTCGCCGCGGCGCACGGGCATCGGACGATCGTGCTGGGCGCGTGGGGGTGCGGGGTGTTCCGCAACGATCCCGCTACGGTTGCCGGTGCGTTCGCCGATGCGCTGCGGGTGGTCGACCGATTCGACCACGTGGTGTTCGCCATCCGCGACGGCCTGCCGGGCACACCCGTGTACCGCACGTTCGCGGAACGCTTTCCGGGATCTGCCGTGGACTCGGCGGGTGGTGACGATCGTGGGTGA
- a CDS encoding DUF5984 family protein — MAEAANAPRIRFRFELRPLAQVHPWGRERRTLHWFGLTDGWYWIELNGHELLRYSDQTVRRRQTDGYEGMPYADYYVVRLWEDLLQLLPAVLEPVPTDLVPFVEADSTSWAERGEHEEDFTAEIWYGDRVLDVGYLRNAPVIRWWRTIINGADAVTVDWWNRRCEKDLDVTFADPVRGRLVLTTEELIDAVRDLDRDLMAAMHERITLLEERHVVLPDVELDLAALRAEHHDRATWLRHALDRRVQSDWTAIRAGAALLRRSS, encoded by the coding sequence GTGGCTGAGGCTGCCAATGCCCCGCGGATCCGGTTCCGGTTCGAGCTGCGCCCGCTGGCCCAAGTGCATCCCTGGGGCCGAGAGCGGCGCACGCTGCACTGGTTCGGCCTGACCGATGGCTGGTATTGGATCGAACTGAACGGTCACGAGCTGCTGCGCTATTCCGACCAGACGGTGCGCCGCCGGCAGACCGACGGCTACGAGGGCATGCCCTACGCCGACTACTATGTGGTTCGGCTGTGGGAGGACCTGCTGCAGTTACTGCCCGCAGTACTCGAGCCGGTGCCCACCGACCTGGTGCCGTTCGTCGAAGCCGACTCCACCAGTTGGGCGGAGCGGGGTGAGCACGAGGAAGACTTCACCGCCGAAATCTGGTACGGCGACCGGGTTCTTGACGTGGGCTATCTGCGCAACGCACCGGTGATCCGATGGTGGCGCACCATCATCAACGGTGCCGACGCGGTGACGGTCGACTGGTGGAACCGACGCTGCGAGAAGGACCTCGATGTCACGTTCGCCGACCCGGTACGGGGCCGCCTGGTCCTCACCACCGAGGAGCTCATCGACGCCGTGCGGGATCTTGACCGTGACCTGATGGCGGCGATGCACGAGCGGATCACCCTGCTGGAAGAGCGGCACGTCGTACTGCCTGATGTCGAGTTGGACCTGGCCGCGTTGCGTGCCGAGCACCATGACCGCGCCACCTGGTTGCGGCACGCTCTGGACCGGCGTGTGCAATCCGATTGGACAGCCATCAGAGCCGGGGCAGCCCTGCTGAGACGCTCGTCATGA